In a genomic window of Limibacter armeniacum:
- a CDS encoding alpha/beta hydrolase, producing the protein MAQRPFKGENDPIIFSEVKAFLKALNAGDGPPLEKLPPEDARQVLVGAQKSVEVDYSGIEEAERSITHNGYTVNIHITKPTGAKDNAPVFIFIHGGGWVLGDYPTHRRMVRDLVVYSGAVAVFPDYSPSPEDIYPKAINEIYAVTEWVAENGKEIGVDGKKLGLAGNSAGGNMAAVAVLMAKDKNGPKIKSQLLLWPVTDANLETESYNLFAEERFLTKDMMRWFWDCYIPDKEKRKENYASPLQASIEQLKGLPPTHVQTAESDVLRDEGESYARKMDEAGVEVTLTRYNGLIHDYGLLNPLAKIPAVQDAMRAAGAFLKETLK; encoded by the coding sequence ATGGCACAACGTCCTTTTAAGGGAGAAAATGATCCAATAATTTTTTCGGAAGTAAAAGCTTTTCTGAAAGCGCTTAATGCAGGAGACGGACCTCCTCTTGAAAAATTGCCACCCGAAGATGCACGTCAGGTACTGGTGGGAGCGCAAAAATCAGTTGAAGTGGATTACTCTGGAATTGAAGAAGCAGAACGAAGTATCACACACAACGGCTACACTGTAAACATTCATATAACAAAGCCTACAGGCGCAAAAGACAATGCACCTGTTTTTATTTTTATCCACGGTGGCGGATGGGTTTTGGGTGATTACCCAACGCACAGAAGAATGGTGCGTGACCTTGTGGTTTACAGTGGGGCAGTGGCAGTGTTTCCGGATTATTCTCCTTCACCGGAAGATATTTATCCGAAAGCCATCAATGAAATTTATGCCGTAACGGAATGGGTAGCAGAAAATGGAAAAGAGATTGGTGTTGATGGAAAAAAACTGGGACTGGCAGGGAATAGCGCAGGAGGAAACATGGCAGCCGTTGCAGTGCTGATGGCAAAAGACAAAAATGGACCGAAAATAAAATCACAATTATTGTTGTGGCCCGTTACTGATGCCAACCTTGAAACAGAATCATATAATCTTTTTGCCGAGGAAAGGTTTCTGACAAAGGATATGATGAGATGGTTTTGGGATTGCTACATTCCCGACAAGGAAAAACGGAAGGAAAATTATGCTTCGCCTTTGCAGGCAAGCATTGAACAGTTAAAAGGATTGCCTCCGACACATGTGCAGACAGCAGAAAGTGATGTGTTAAGGGATGAAGGAGAAAGTTATGCCCGAAAAATGGATGAAGCCGGAGTAGAAGTAACACTCACCCGCTACAACGGACTGATTCACGATTATGGATTGCTTAACCCTTTGGCGAAAATTCCTGCCGTGCAGGATGCCATGCGTGCAGCTGGCGCATTCCTGAAGGAGACATTGAAATAA
- a CDS encoding TonB-dependent receptor plug domain-containing protein codes for MNFRRLFKKKSMFIVKCNQIWVVASLCLVLAASPAMAQETTNQQVISLQVEDARLVEIFKRLEESTGLEFRYSDAVLKDKFSYDFDLVDQPLNKVLSVIAENAKLEFKQDGQSISIRKVSKVKVSGKVIDKESGESLIGVSVVVKNSYLGTISDIDGNFSIVTSSDAVLQVTYVGYEPFEIPVNNRSALDIALVPSSKILDEIVVVGYGTQKKQDLTGAVNSSDSDKIVKTGAVDPAGAIQGKFAGVDIVRNNSRPGNSYSINIRGVNSIDYSNEPLYVIDGILSNSGLADINPADIERIDILKDASATAIYGARGANGVVIVTTKRGEEGVSRINYQGSVGIVRATNLPEMYDDASYVDFYTKLFENQGKDTSRDNKKFFTPEEWENIDNGTFYN; via the coding sequence ATGAATTTTAGGAGACTTTTTAAAAAGAAGTCCATGTTTATTGTCAAGTGCAATCAAATATGGGTAGTGGCTTCACTTTGCCTTGTACTGGCAGCATCCCCTGCAATGGCACAGGAAACTACGAATCAACAAGTCATAAGCTTGCAGGTTGAAGATGCAAGGTTGGTGGAAATCTTTAAAAGACTGGAAGAGTCTACAGGTCTGGAATTTAGGTATTCGGATGCTGTACTAAAGGATAAGTTTAGTTATGACTTTGATCTGGTAGACCAACCTTTGAATAAAGTACTTTCTGTAATTGCAGAAAATGCAAAGCTTGAATTCAAGCAAGATGGTCAAAGTATCTCAATCAGAAAAGTATCCAAGGTGAAGGTTTCTGGTAAAGTGATTGATAAGGAGAGCGGTGAATCTTTGATTGGTGTTTCAGTTGTTGTAAAGAACTCCTATCTGGGAACCATTTCTGATATTGATGGTAACTTTTCAATTGTTACTTCTTCTGATGCAGTGTTACAAGTAACATATGTTGGTTATGAGCCATTTGAAATTCCTGTCAATAACCGTTCAGCACTGGATATAGCTTTGGTGCCAAGCTCAAAAATTCTGGATGAGATTGTTGTCGTTGGTTACGGAACACAGAAGAAGCAAGACTTGACTGGTGCTGTGAATTCTTCTGATAGTGATAAGATTGTAAAAACTGGTGCCGTTGACCCTGCTGGAGCTATTCAAGGTAAATTTGCCGGGGTAGATATAGTCCGTAACAATAGTCGTCCGGGTAACAGCTACAGCATCAATATCAGGGGAGTAAATTCCATTGACTATTCCAATGAGCCATTGTATGTGATCGACGGAATCCTTTCAAACTCAGGTCTGGCAGATATTAACCCGGCTGACATTGAACGTATTGACATCCTGAAGGATGCTTCTGCAACAGCAATTTATGGTGCAAGAGGTGCCAATGGTGTCGTGATTGTGACTACAAAAAGAGGTGAGGAAGGCGTTTCAAGAATCAACTACCAAGGTTCAGTAGGTATTGTTCGGGCGACCAACCTGCCAGAGATGTACGACGATGCTTCGTATGTGGACTTCTATACAAAACTGTTCGAAAACCAAGGAAAGGACACTAGCAGAGATAACAAGAAATTCTTTACACCGGAGGAGTGGGAGAATATTGACAACGGTACTTTCTACAACTAG
- a CDS encoding RNA polymerase sigma factor: protein MTEQKILKLIAERNSVGMQLLFAYFFDAIFNFAYKLTSNKEDSEDIVQTVFIDLWEKGQYRNIKDLKAYLFQMTKYQVYKTWSKRDNITELLEEYHETIADENVYSIVEHAEIKEEVNNIVNTLPNACRQIFELSRYEGLSHDEIASKLNLSKQTVKNQLSKALSILKKELYKKDLINSSSLIIAFLLQI, encoded by the coding sequence ATGACTGAACAAAAGATACTTAAGTTAATAGCAGAGAGAAATTCGGTTGGGATGCAATTGTTGTTTGCCTATTTTTTTGATGCTATTTTTAATTTCGCCTACAAGCTGACTTCAAACAAGGAAGACAGTGAGGATATTGTACAGACTGTATTTATTGACTTATGGGAAAAAGGGCAATATCGAAATATTAAAGATTTAAAGGCATACCTTTTTCAGATGACAAAGTATCAGGTTTACAAAACTTGGTCAAAACGTGATAATATTACGGAGTTGCTGGAAGAGTACCACGAGACCATTGCTGATGAAAATGTTTATTCTATTGTGGAACATGCTGAAATTAAAGAAGAGGTCAATAATATTGTTAATACGTTGCCTAATGCCTGTCGACAGATATTTGAGTTGAGCAGGTATGAGGGACTTTCACATGACGAGATTGCCTCAAAACTCAACTTATCAAAGCAGACTGTCAAGAACCAACTTTCAAAAGCCCTATCCATACTTAAAAAAGAACTTTACAAGAAAGATCTTATTAACTCATCTTCATTGATTATTGCCTTTCTATTACAAATATGA
- a CDS encoding YceI family protein has protein sequence MSTTSNVKTLWSIDPVHSEIFFKVKHMMVSTVTGAFNEFKGSVEAQADDFENAEISFEADINSIDTKNEQRDGHLKSADFFDAENFPTLKFKSTAFHKKADGSYELFGNLTIKDVTKEVLLEVEYNGRAVDPYGQEKAGFEIIGKISRKEYDLKWNALTEAGSVVVSDEVRLALNVQLVLG, from the coding sequence ATGAGCACTACATCAAACGTAAAAACACTTTGGTCAATTGATCCTGTACACTCTGAAATCTTTTTCAAAGTAAAACACATGATGGTGTCTACAGTAACAGGGGCATTCAATGAATTCAAGGGTAGCGTAGAAGCGCAGGCAGATGATTTTGAGAATGCGGAAATCTCTTTCGAGGCTGATATCAACAGCATTGATACAAAAAATGAGCAACGTGACGGGCACCTGAAGTCTGCGGATTTCTTTGATGCAGAAAACTTCCCAACATTGAAGTTCAAGTCAACTGCATTCCATAAAAAAGCTGATGGTAGTTACGAGCTTTTCGGCAACCTGACTATCAAGGATGTAACGAAAGAAGTATTACTGGAAGTGGAGTACAATGGCAGGGCAGTGGACCCGTATGGACAGGAAAAGGCAGGTTTCGAAATTATCGGTAAGATTAGCCGCAAGGAATATGATCTTAAATGGAATGCACTGACTGAGGCGGGAAGTGTTGTGGTAAGTGATGAGGTACGTTTGGCTTTGAACGTGCAGCTGGTGCTTGGATAA
- the gap gene encoding type I glyceraldehyde-3-phosphate dehydrogenase, translating into MKKIAINGFGRIGRASLKIIYETEGLEVVAVNDLMNIENAAYLLKYDSVYGKYEKDVSFKDDTISMDGHKIKYTSIKDPLELPWKKLGVDIVIESTGIFTNKNDAEKHITAGAKFVVISGPTKDTPTVVHGVNTEDGHTSIFSCASCTTNNISPIIEILGRRLGIRKAILNTIHAYTASQTLIDAPSKKEFRMGRAAAANLTPAATGAAIATTKALPQYAGKFDGVAVRVPVTVGSISDITFLAAKDTTPEEINAILIEESKTERYKKVLAVTDEPLVSSDIIKSTFASTIDLQMTRVVDGDLVKVMAWYDNEWGFTNQMIRQMLEL; encoded by the coding sequence ATGAAAAAAATCGCCATCAATGGTTTTGGACGGATTGGCAGAGCATCACTGAAAATTATTTATGAGACGGAAGGTCTGGAAGTGGTAGCCGTCAATGACCTGATGAATATTGAAAATGCAGCGTACCTCCTGAAGTATGACAGTGTGTATGGCAAATACGAAAAGGATGTAAGCTTCAAGGACGATACAATCTCAATGGACGGACACAAAATAAAATACACTTCCATCAAGGATCCGTTGGAGTTGCCATGGAAAAAACTTGGCGTTGATATCGTTATTGAGAGCACAGGCATTTTCACCAATAAAAATGATGCGGAAAAACACATCACGGCAGGTGCCAAGTTTGTGGTGATCTCCGGCCCAACAAAGGATACTCCAACTGTTGTGCATGGTGTAAATACGGAAGACGGACACACTTCCATTTTTTCTTGCGCCAGTTGTACGACAAACAATATCAGTCCGATCATTGAGATTCTTGGAAGAAGACTCGGCATCAGAAAAGCAATTCTGAATACAATTCATGCCTATACAGCTTCGCAAACTTTGATCGATGCGCCTTCAAAAAAAGAATTCAGGATGGGAAGAGCAGCAGCGGCTAACCTGACTCCTGCAGCAACAGGAGCAGCCATCGCAACCACAAAGGCATTGCCCCAATACGCAGGAAAATTTGATGGCGTTGCCGTAAGGGTTCCCGTTACGGTAGGTTCCATTTCAGACATAACTTTTTTGGCGGCAAAAGACACAACGCCAGAAGAAATCAATGCGATACTGATTGAAGAATCAAAAACAGAAAGATATAAAAAAGTGCTTGCCGTAACGGATGAGCCTTTGGTTTCGAGTGATATCATCAAAAGTACTTTTGCCAGCACAATTGATTTGCAGATGACAAGAGTGGTGGATGGTGATCTTGTAAAAGTGATGGCATGGTACGACAATGAATGGGGATTTACCAACCAAATGATAAGACAGATGCTGGAACTCTAA
- a CDS encoding FecR family protein, translating into MMKVEEAFRKLLRRAGQGTASTEEYQQLDKLVQKKLVESNKLSAEEISNSRERVLGRININEGKKRKQIILYWASYGTVAAVIILLFGIGFYQFDQNQNLPSTTPLARVEIQTVSGDRQTIVLPDGTEVVLNSNSSLSYPIVFEENLRSVTLRGEAYFKVKRNTKKPFVVHSADVVTTVLGTSFNIREATDEVAVTVTSGKVKVNPVADESNAVYLERNDQAIYKANTGNIVLNSAEADLYADWSKEILHFNNVPLSEAIPELEKWYGVNITVKSANLFSRSLQGSYQDKTLKYVMDDIKFIFDLKVNYLNDSTIQIEEIAQ; encoded by the coding sequence ATGATGAAAGTTGAAGAAGCATTTAGAAAATTACTGAGAAGAGCCGGTCAGGGTACGGCAAGTACAGAAGAGTACCAGCAGTTAGATAAGTTGGTTCAGAAAAAACTGGTGGAGAGCAATAAGCTTTCAGCTGAAGAAATCAGTAATAGTAGGGAAAGGGTTTTAGGCAGAATTAACATTAATGAAGGAAAAAAGAGAAAACAGATTATTCTCTATTGGGCAAGTTATGGTACAGTTGCAGCTGTCATTATTTTACTTTTTGGGATTGGCTTTTATCAGTTTGATCAAAATCAAAACTTGCCATCAACTACTCCTTTAGCAAGGGTCGAAATTCAGACTGTAAGCGGAGATAGGCAGACAATAGTTTTACCTGATGGTACTGAAGTAGTACTCAACTCTAACTCATCATTATCATATCCAATAGTTTTTGAAGAAAATCTCCGCTCTGTTACACTCCGAGGAGAAGCTTATTTTAAAGTTAAGCGTAATACTAAAAAGCCATTTGTAGTACATTCTGCAGATGTAGTTACCACAGTATTGGGTACAAGCTTTAATATCAGAGAGGCAACAGATGAAGTTGCTGTGACGGTTACTTCAGGAAAAGTGAAGGTGAATCCTGTAGCAGATGAAAGTAATGCCGTTTATTTAGAAAGAAATGATCAAGCAATATATAAAGCCAATACAGGTAACATTGTATTGAATAGTGCGGAGGCAGACCTTTATGCAGATTGGAGTAAGGAAATTTTACATTTTAATAATGTCCCTTTATCAGAAGCAATACCTGAGTTGGAGAAATGGTATGGCGTAAATATCACTGTAAAATCAGCGAATCTGTTTAGTAGATCGTTACAGGGTAGTTATCAGGATAAAACACTCAAATATGTAATGGATGATATAAAGTTTATTTTTGACCTGAAAGTTAATTATCTGAACGATTCAACTATTCAGATTGAAGAGATAGCACAGTAA
- a CDS encoding helix-turn-helix domain-containing protein — translation MSPKNTNSSLAERAASKPFNIQQMQTIFQAASNKKDVPHRHAYYTVLLIREAVGKHVVDYKTYPMASSQVHFISPGQVHQVDLTDEPDGWVITFSKEFLIENNIPESFISNINLFRSFGETPPLAVDAKTFGKLEKVVLDMLECVEGEIHYSSQAMGALLQLFLIYCNNSCTLDASSHDTQDTGICMLRDFKRMVDQHYFEWHKVTDYAEAMFVTTKHLSYSLKETSGKTAKQLIQDRITLEAKRLLLHSDQSIKELSLTLGFEEPLHFSGFFKKMAGVSPTEYRERK, via the coding sequence ATGTCACCCAAAAACACCAACAGTTCTCTGGCTGAGCGTGCAGCATCAAAGCCATTCAATATCCAGCAAATGCAAACGATCTTTCAGGCTGCATCGAATAAGAAAGACGTTCCTCATCGACATGCCTACTATACGGTGCTACTGATCAGGGAAGCTGTAGGCAAACATGTAGTGGACTACAAGACCTATCCAATGGCATCAAGTCAGGTTCATTTCATAAGTCCAGGACAGGTACATCAGGTGGACCTGACCGATGAGCCAGATGGGTGGGTGATTACTTTCTCCAAAGAATTCCTGATTGAGAACAATATTCCGGAGAGCTTTATATCCAATATCAATCTTTTCAGGTCGTTTGGTGAAACACCACCATTGGCAGTTGATGCAAAAACTTTCGGTAAGTTGGAAAAGGTAGTGCTGGACATGCTGGAATGCGTGGAAGGTGAAATACACTATTCCAGTCAGGCGATGGGTGCGCTATTGCAGTTATTCCTGATCTACTGTAACAACAGTTGTACACTGGATGCTTCCAGCCATGATACACAGGATACGGGAATCTGTATGTTGAGGGATTTCAAGCGTATGGTGGATCAGCATTATTTTGAATGGCATAAGGTGACTGACTATGCGGAGGCAATGTTTGTCACCACCAAGCATTTGAGCTACTCATTGAAAGAAACCTCGGGAAAGACTGCCAAGCAGCTCATACAGGACAGGATTACACTGGAAGCCAAGAGGCTGCTGCTGCATTCTGACCAGAGTATAAAAGAACTTTCCCTGACATTGGGATTTGAAGAACCTCTTCACTTTAGTGGATTCTTTAAGAAAATGGCAGGGGTTTCGCCTACTGAATATAGAGAGCGTAAATAG
- a CDS encoding SusC/RagA family TonB-linked outer membrane protein: MTRDALQTSHTISMSGGNKKTKHSISLGYLNNEGVEAPQVLKRYTFRLNLDHNVNDWAQVGGSGYFTHSDNQQGANDALRSAYNLQPTESPYDTEGEKQFWTSSSAKYPNPLFDLENDINEKYVNRFLGNFFLKIKPAKGLELKSSLSAEYKNTKTGQYRGTFTNANNGTDKPTAKYADNTKFDWVWDNTISFKKKWNGHSFNALGLFYMQKHQSELMDTFVEGLPYDSKWYQMQSAEIIRRLNTSYDQWSLMSTMARFNYDYKSKYLLTVTGRYDGSSKLADGNNWKFFPSAAVAWKVHQENVAQDIEILSELKLRVSYGQTGNDNIPSFLVSGNLDKIDYNFGNSSAIGYAPVVLGNEDLTWEKTTEINLGMDFGFFKHRISGSVDIYRRVTDDLLQARDLPEHTGYASTIANVGTVENKGIELTLSTVNIDRGDFRWTTNFAFAKNKNTLLELAKGVDENLADGLIVGQPIGVIYNYQFDGIWQEDEVELATIFGAEPGQVKVKDLDGDGEITTEDRTTLGAAQPDWTGSITNTLQYKGFDFSFNIYTRQGVQVMDDFMSKYGTFDGDKKDKGGNHLNLPYYTTEKPSNLYPAPGNPGKYQEVLFIQDASFVRIGNISLGYNFPKNIAEKMKMEKLKVYANVLNPYVWTDYHGFDPEWASEGVKSSAVSVTTYQFGLNATF, translated from the coding sequence CTGACAAGAGATGCCTTGCAGACTAGTCATACGATATCAATGAGTGGTGGTAACAAGAAAACCAAGCATTCCATTTCACTGGGTTACCTGAACAATGAAGGGGTAGAAGCTCCACAAGTTCTGAAACGTTACACTTTTCGCCTTAACCTAGATCATAATGTAAATGACTGGGCACAAGTTGGTGGTTCAGGTTACTTCACACACTCAGACAATCAGCAGGGTGCTAATGATGCGCTACGTTCAGCATACAATCTGCAACCGACAGAAAGTCCTTACGATACAGAAGGAGAAAAGCAGTTCTGGACAAGTTCATCAGCTAAGTATCCTAACCCGCTGTTTGACTTGGAGAATGACATCAATGAGAAATACGTAAACCGTTTTCTGGGTAACTTTTTCCTGAAGATAAAACCTGCAAAAGGGCTGGAGTTGAAGTCATCTTTGTCAGCAGAATACAAGAACACAAAAACAGGACAGTATAGAGGTACTTTTACAAATGCCAATAACGGAACAGACAAACCGACAGCCAAATACGCAGACAATACAAAATTTGACTGGGTTTGGGATAATACGATCAGCTTCAAAAAGAAATGGAACGGACATAGCTTCAATGCGTTGGGTCTATTCTACATGCAGAAGCACCAGAGCGAACTGATGGATACCTTTGTAGAAGGTTTGCCATATGACTCAAAATGGTACCAGATGCAATCAGCTGAAATCATAAGACGTTTGAATACAAGTTACGATCAGTGGAGTTTGATGTCAACCATGGCTCGTTTCAACTACGACTATAAGAGCAAGTACCTGCTGACAGTGACAGGACGTTACGATGGTTCATCAAAACTGGCAGATGGTAACAACTGGAAATTCTTCCCTTCAGCAGCCGTAGCCTGGAAAGTACATCAGGAAAATGTCGCGCAGGATATCGAAATACTTTCAGAGCTGAAATTGAGAGTCTCATACGGTCAGACGGGTAACGACAATATCCCTTCATTCCTGGTGTCAGGTAACCTTGATAAGATCGATTACAACTTCGGGAATTCATCAGCGATCGGCTATGCACCTGTTGTACTAGGTAATGAAGACCTGACTTGGGAAAAGACAACAGAGATCAACCTTGGTATGGATTTCGGTTTCTTCAAGCACAGAATTTCAGGTTCGGTAGATATTTACAGAAGAGTAACTGACGACCTGCTGCAGGCTAGAGACTTGCCTGAGCATACAGGTTATGCTTCTACAATTGCCAATGTGGGTACGGTTGAAAACAAGGGTATTGAACTGACTTTGTCAACTGTGAACATTGATCGTGGTGATTTCAGATGGACAACAAACTTTGCCTTTGCCAAAAACAAGAACACGTTGCTTGAGCTGGCAAAAGGTGTTGACGAAAACCTGGCTGATGGCTTGATTGTTGGCCAACCAATTGGAGTGATCTACAACTATCAGTTTGATGGTATCTGGCAGGAAGATGAGGTAGAATTGGCTACCATATTTGGAGCAGAGCCAGGTCAGGTAAAGGTGAAAGACTTGGATGGTGATGGAGAAATCACGACAGAAGACAGAACGACTTTAGGTGCTGCTCAACCGGACTGGACTGGCTCGATTACCAATACATTGCAGTACAAAGGGTTTGATTTCTCATTCAATATCTATACTCGTCAGGGTGTACAGGTGATGGATGATTTTATGAGTAAGTACGGGACATTTGACGGTGACAAGAAAGATAAGGGAGGCAATCACCTGAACTTGCCTTATTATACAACTGAGAAACCTTCAAACCTTTATCCGGCTCCAGGTAACCCAGGTAAATACCAAGAAGTACTGTTCATACAGGATGCATCTTTTGTACGTATCGGCAATATCTCACTGGGCTACAACTTTCCTAAAAACATCGCTGAAAAGATGAAAATGGAAAAACTGAAAGTGTATGCCAATGTACTGAATCCATATGTATGGACAGACTACCATGGTTTTGATCCGGAGTGGGCAAGTGAAGGTGTGAAATCTTCAGCCGTATCAGTAACGACTTACCAGTTTGGCTTGAATGCCACTTTCTAA